The Nonlabens spongiae genome contains a region encoding:
- a CDS encoding metal ABC transporter solute-binding protein, Zn/Mn family, translating into MKLRTTFLRDFTCIFFFSLLIVGCKDEPNQSGTNTDNRLKVVTTTTMITDLIKEIGGDRIELQGLMGSGVDPHLYKASEGDVSKLFEADVIFYNGLHLEGKLVEVFEKMNSQGKKTVALSDAVDKRTLIGSEYFASSYDPHIWFYTNYWEQMADLATSTLIQEDPSNKDYYNQNLRDYLNKINILEDQVEDLISSLPAEKRILVTAHDAFNYFGRQYSFQVVGLQGLSTATEAGVKDVQRMTDFIIDNDVKAIFVESSVPRRTVEALQESVRAKGKEIEIGGELYSDALGNKGTDEGTYIGMYLHNVKTIVNALK; encoded by the coding sequence ATGAAACTGAGAACAACCTTTTTAAGAGATTTCACCTGTATATTCTTTTTCAGTTTACTGATCGTTGGCTGTAAAGATGAACCTAATCAATCTGGTACAAATACAGACAATAGACTAAAAGTAGTGACTACCACTACCATGATAACTGATCTCATCAAAGAAATAGGCGGCGATCGCATTGAATTGCAGGGTCTCATGGGCAGTGGCGTGGATCCACACCTATATAAAGCAAGTGAGGGCGATGTGTCTAAACTCTTTGAGGCAGATGTCATTTTCTACAATGGTTTGCATCTCGAGGGCAAACTGGTGGAAGTCTTTGAAAAAATGAATTCTCAAGGAAAAAAAACCGTAGCCCTAAGTGATGCCGTCGATAAACGTACGCTTATAGGCAGCGAGTATTTTGCCAGCAGTTACGATCCTCATATCTGGTTCTACACTAATTACTGGGAACAAATGGCTGATCTAGCTACTTCGACCTTGATACAAGAAGATCCTTCAAACAAGGATTATTACAACCAGAATTTGCGTGATTACCTAAACAAGATAAATATACTGGAGGACCAGGTGGAAGATTTGATCTCATCCCTCCCAGCTGAAAAGCGCATTCTAGTAACGGCTCATGATGCTTTCAACTATTTTGGAAGACAATACAGCTTTCAAGTAGTGGGACTTCAAGGATTGTCTACAGCAACTGAGGCTGGGGTAAAAGACGTGCAACGTATGACCGATTTTATCATTGACAATGATGTTAAAGCCATATTTGTGGAAAGTAGCGTTCCTCGTAGAACTGTAGAAGCACTTCAGGAATCTGTGCGAGCAAAAGGTAAAGAAATTGAAATAGGTGGCGAGTTGTATAGCGATGCATTGGGCAATAAGGGAACCGATGAGGGAACTTATATCGGGATGTACCTGCACAACGTCAAAACCATAGTTAATGCTCTAAAATGA
- a CDS encoding metal ABC transporter ATP-binding protein, with product MTEKIAVAVDDLTVAYNYKPVLWDIDLSIPEGVLMAIVGPNGAGKSTLIKSILGIIDPIAGSVAIYGKPYKKQRNLVAYVPQKGSVDWDFPTTALDVVLMGTYGALGWIKRPGSKQKKEALEALEKVGMLSFKNRQISQLSGGQQQRIFLARALVQNASIYFMDEPFQGVDATTEIAIINILKELRKAGKTVIVVHHDLQTVPEYFDWVTFLNVKHIATGPVKDIFNDDNLTKTYGINYKVAVQQ from the coding sequence ATGACCGAAAAGATCGCCGTTGCTGTGGACGATCTCACGGTCGCCTACAACTACAAACCTGTTTTATGGGACATTGATTTATCCATACCAGAAGGGGTACTTATGGCTATAGTAGGACCTAATGGTGCGGGAAAGTCCACTTTGATTAAATCTATTCTAGGCATCATCGATCCCATTGCTGGTTCAGTAGCTATTTATGGCAAACCCTATAAAAAGCAGCGTAATCTCGTCGCTTATGTACCACAAAAAGGAAGTGTAGATTGGGATTTTCCTACTACAGCACTTGATGTGGTTTTAATGGGGACCTACGGCGCGCTGGGCTGGATCAAACGACCCGGCTCCAAGCAGAAAAAGGAAGCGCTGGAAGCTTTGGAAAAAGTGGGCATGCTTTCTTTTAAAAATCGGCAGATCAGTCAGCTTTCTGGTGGGCAACAGCAACGTATTTTCTTAGCAAGGGCACTGGTTCAGAATGCCTCAATCTATTTTATGGACGAACCCTTTCAAGGAGTCGATGCCACTACCGAGATTGCCATCATCAACATTCTGAAAGAACTGCGCAAAGCCGGCAAAACCGTAATTGTAGTGCACCATGATTTACAGACCGTTCCCGAGTATTTTGACTGGGTAACTTTTCTAAACGTGAAACACATCGCCACAGGACCGGTAAAAGACATTTTTAATGATGATAACCTTACCAAAACCTATGGAATCAATTATAAAGTTGCGGTACAGCAGTAA